One part of the Mycolicibacterium aromaticivorans JS19b1 = JCM 16368 genome encodes these proteins:
- a CDS encoding YciI family protein produces MFHVLTITYEKPLDVVDQSRPAHLAFLNDEVEAGRLLLAGRLETGTGGVLITADISTEDAQSIIDRDPYTLAGVVSYQRLSFNGGVRAAGL; encoded by the coding sequence GTGTTCCATGTGCTGACGATCACTTATGAGAAGCCACTCGATGTCGTCGACCAATCCCGGCCGGCCCATCTGGCGTTCCTGAACGACGAGGTCGAAGCCGGGCGACTGCTGCTCGCAGGGCGCCTGGAGACGGGGACCGGCGGCGTCCTGATCACCGCGGATATCAGCACCGAAGATGCCCAAAGCATCATTGATCGCGACCCGTACACGCTGGCGGGCGTGGTCAGCTATCAGCGGTTATCTTTTAACGGCGGGGTCCGCGCCGCCGGGCTGTAA
- a CDS encoding NAD(P)-dependent alcohol dehydrogenase: protein MSTVTAYAATSATEPLTKTTVTRREVGAHDVKFDIHFAGICHSDIHTVRGEWGGVRYPLVPGHEIAGVVTEVGSDVTKYKVGDRVGVGCFVDSCRECDSCKAGLQQYCTGSGMVGTYGSVGKDGQPTQGGYSGNIVVDENYVLRIPDSLSLEAAAPLMCAGITTFSPLRHWNAGPGKRIAVVGLGGLGHMGVKLGVAMGAEVTVLSQSLKKMEDGLRLGAGEYYATSDPETFTKLRNSFDLILNTVSANLDLSAYLSTLRVDGTLVELGMPEQPMVVPAQPLVSMRRHLSGSMIGGIPETQEMLDFCAEKGIEPEIELIQPDYINEAYERVLVSDVRYRFVIDTEPLRTA, encoded by the coding sequence ATGAGCACAGTTACCGCTTACGCCGCCACGTCGGCAACCGAGCCCCTGACCAAGACGACCGTCACCCGCCGCGAGGTCGGCGCGCACGACGTCAAATTCGACATCCACTTCGCCGGGATCTGTCACTCCGACATCCACACGGTGCGCGGTGAATGGGGCGGTGTTCGTTACCCGCTCGTACCCGGGCACGAAATCGCCGGTGTCGTAACCGAAGTCGGCTCCGATGTGACCAAGTACAAGGTCGGCGACCGAGTCGGTGTCGGCTGCTTCGTCGATTCCTGCCGCGAATGCGACAGCTGTAAGGCCGGCCTGCAGCAGTACTGCACCGGCTCGGGCATGGTCGGAACGTACGGCTCGGTGGGCAAGGACGGCCAGCCCACCCAGGGCGGCTACAGCGGCAACATCGTCGTCGACGAGAACTATGTGCTGCGCATCCCCGATTCCCTCTCGTTGGAGGCCGCCGCGCCGCTGATGTGCGCAGGCATCACCACCTTCTCCCCCCTGCGGCACTGGAATGCCGGTCCGGGCAAGCGAATTGCGGTCGTCGGCCTCGGTGGACTGGGCCACATGGGCGTCAAGCTCGGTGTCGCGATGGGCGCTGAGGTGACGGTGCTGTCGCAGTCGTTGAAGAAGATGGAAGACGGCTTGCGACTGGGCGCCGGCGAGTACTACGCGACCAGCGACCCCGAGACCTTCACCAAGCTGCGCAACTCGTTCGACCTGATCCTGAACACCGTGTCGGCCAACCTGGATCTGAGCGCCTACCTCAGCACGTTGCGGGTCGACGGCACCCTCGTCGAGTTGGGCATGCCCGAGCAGCCGATGGTAGTGCCGGCGCAGCCGCTGGTCAGCATGCGGCGCCACCTCTCCGGTTCGATGATCGGCGGCATCCCGGAAACCCAGGAGATGCTGGACTTCTGCGCCGAGAAGGGCATCGAGCCCGAAATCGAGCTGATCCAGCCGGATTACATCAACGAGGCCTACGAGCGCGTGCTCGTCAGCGACGTGCGGTACCGCTTCGTGATCGACACCGAACCGCTGCGGACTGCATAG
- a CDS encoding DUF3349 domain-containing protein: protein MTATSLLNSILNWLRAGYPNGVPGPDRVPLLALLRSTPLTEEQIKEVVANITAKDSAALDGGIDEDEIAAFIKDVSHHDAGPENVKRVAATLAAAGWPLAGVSEDPVSE from the coding sequence GTGACCGCTACGTCGCTGTTGAACTCGATCCTGAACTGGCTGCGGGCCGGTTACCCCAACGGGGTGCCCGGTCCTGACCGGGTCCCGCTGCTGGCCTTGTTGCGCTCGACGCCGCTGACCGAAGAGCAGATCAAAGAGGTCGTCGCCAACATCACCGCGAAGGACTCGGCCGCCCTTGACGGCGGGATCGACGAGGACGAGATCGCGGCATTCATCAAGGACGTCAGTCACCACGATGCGGGGCCGGAGAACGTCAAGCGGGTCGCGGCCACACTGGCCGCGGCCGGTTGGCCGCTGGCCGGTGTGTCCGAGGACCCCGTCAGCGAGTGA
- a CDS encoding alpha/beta fold hydrolase — protein sequence MSAPEPFSTAGVDGVRIAADRIGEPGAPAVVFLHGGGQTRRSWGRAAAAVAARGWQAVTVDLRGHGESDWSPDGDYRVVSFAGDVLELMRGLPPHPVLVGASLGGFTGMLLAGEIAPETLRALVLVDIVPDMDPSGASRIHQFMYDRMESGFASLEEVADMIQEYNPHRRRPDDLDGLRANLRHRDGRWYWHWDPKFIDGSASRPPIEVTEVDRINAAVAAILAEGTPMLLVRGQMSDLVTQERADDFLARFPQIEFADVAGAGHMVAGDRNDLFADAVVQFLGKHAVDR from the coding sequence GTGAGCGCACCCGAACCGTTCAGCACGGCTGGTGTCGACGGGGTCCGCATCGCGGCCGACCGCATCGGCGAACCGGGCGCGCCTGCCGTCGTGTTCCTGCACGGTGGTGGCCAGACGCGCCGATCGTGGGGCCGGGCAGCCGCGGCAGTCGCCGCCCGCGGCTGGCAGGCAGTCACCGTCGACCTGCGCGGCCACGGCGAGTCCGACTGGTCGCCAGACGGCGACTACCGGGTGGTCAGCTTCGCCGGCGATGTACTCGAACTCATGCGCGGGCTGCCGCCGCACCCGGTGCTGGTCGGCGCATCCCTGGGTGGATTCACCGGGATGCTGCTCGCCGGTGAGATCGCCCCCGAGACGCTGCGCGCCCTCGTCCTCGTCGACATCGTCCCGGACATGGACCCGTCGGGCGCCTCGCGAATCCACCAATTCATGTACGACCGAATGGAATCCGGTTTCGCCTCGCTCGAGGAGGTGGCCGACATGATTCAGGAGTACAACCCGCACCGCCGGCGGCCCGACGACCTCGACGGCCTTCGCGCCAATCTGCGTCACCGCGACGGCCGCTGGTACTGGCACTGGGATCCGAAATTCATCGACGGCAGCGCGTCGCGCCCACCCATCGAGGTGACCGAGGTCGATCGGATCAACGCGGCGGTCGCGGCGATCTTGGCGGAAGGCACCCCGATGCTGCTGGTGCGCGGTCAGATGAGCGACCTCGTCACGCAGGAGCGCGCCGACGACTTCCTCGCGCGGTTTCCCCAGATCGAGTTCGCCGACGTCGCGGGCGCCGGCCACATGGTCGCGGGCGATCGCAACGATCTGTTCGCCGATGCGGTCGTCCAATTCCTGGGCAAACACGCCGTCGACCGGTGA
- a CDS encoding ABC transporter permease, translating into MTHRAVFPRVTRALERPWYILGRIGDQTLFYAKAMAGIPAAVRSYRTEIVRLIAEISMGAGVLAMIGGTLVVVGFLTVATGGTLAVQGYSSLGNIGIEALTGFLAAFINVRISAPVVAGIGLAATFGAGVTAQLGAMRVNQEIDALEAMAIPSLVFLVSTRIVAGMVSIAPLYAVAVILSFLASQFTTVALLGQSAGLYQHYFSTFLSPIDLMWSFVQAILMAIAILLIHTYFGFYASGGPSGVGVATGDAVRTSLVVLVSVTLLISLAIYGSQGRFNLAG; encoded by the coding sequence ATGACCCATAGGGCGGTCTTTCCCCGGGTGACCCGCGCGTTGGAGCGCCCGTGGTACATCCTCGGCCGGATCGGAGATCAGACGCTGTTCTACGCCAAAGCGATGGCAGGAATTCCGGCAGCAGTGCGCTCCTACCGTACTGAAATCGTCCGGCTCATCGCCGAGATCAGCATGGGCGCAGGCGTGCTGGCAATGATCGGCGGCACGCTGGTGGTGGTCGGGTTTCTCACCGTCGCCACCGGTGGAACGTTGGCTGTGCAGGGCTACAGCTCGCTGGGCAACATCGGCATCGAAGCGCTCACCGGATTCCTGGCGGCGTTCATCAATGTGCGTATCTCGGCACCCGTCGTGGCGGGGATCGGCCTGGCCGCCACCTTCGGCGCGGGTGTCACCGCCCAACTGGGAGCGATGCGGGTCAACCAGGAAATCGACGCGCTGGAAGCGATGGCGATCCCGTCCTTGGTGTTCCTGGTCAGCACCAGGATCGTGGCCGGCATGGTGTCGATCGCGCCGCTGTACGCGGTCGCGGTGATCCTGTCGTTCCTCGCCAGCCAATTCACCACCGTCGCGCTGCTGGGGCAATCGGCCGGGCTCTACCAGCACTACTTCTCGACGTTCCTGAGCCCGATCGACCTGATGTGGTCGTTCGTTCAGGCGATCCTGATGGCCATCGCGATCCTGTTGATTCACACCTATTTTGGCTTCTACGCCTCGGGCGGACCGTCCGGAGTCGGCGTTGCGACGGGTGACGCTGTGCGGACCTCACTGGTGGTGTTGGTGTCGGTGACGTTGCTGATCTCGCTGGCGATCTACGGCAGCCAGGGACGATTCAACCTGGCAGGCTGA
- a CDS encoding TetR/AcrR family transcriptional regulator encodes MARPNRQVERRGDIMDAAIALIERHDLATLKLSDVASELGLTTNAVRYYFKDMAELLSELALRSDVRFYDDRLRLRTESDDPCRQLAQTIAAGLPTGPEDAEWRAIWRAVLAAGFDLDTRRDVQGIYHRQVGLYTDLLDAGARSGAFRLSDPARDIAMTLMSMEDYFGYRIVARDPELNRATAFRLMRRYAELATDASIPQLD; translated from the coding sequence ATGGCACGGCCGAACCGGCAGGTCGAACGGCGCGGCGACATCATGGATGCCGCCATCGCGCTGATCGAACGCCATGACCTGGCCACCCTCAAGCTCTCCGACGTCGCCTCGGAGCTGGGCCTGACCACCAACGCCGTCCGGTATTACTTCAAGGACATGGCCGAGCTGCTGTCGGAGCTGGCGTTGCGCTCTGACGTCCGGTTCTACGATGACCGGCTGCGGTTGCGCACCGAGAGCGACGATCCGTGCCGCCAGCTCGCCCAGACGATCGCTGCCGGTCTGCCCACCGGTCCAGAAGATGCTGAGTGGCGTGCCATCTGGCGGGCGGTACTGGCGGCCGGATTCGATCTGGACACGCGTCGCGACGTGCAGGGGATCTACCACCGTCAGGTCGGTCTCTATACGGATCTGTTGGATGCGGGCGCCCGGTCCGGGGCGTTCCGTCTCAGCGACCCGGCCCGCGACATCGCGATGACGCTGATGTCCATGGAGGACTACTTCGGTTATCGCATCGTCGCGCGGGATCCAGAGCTCAACCGCGCCACCGCATTTCGGCTCATGCGGCGCTACGCTGAACTCGCCACCGATGCGTCGATCCCGCAGCTGGACTGA
- a CDS encoding P1 family peptidase codes for MRARDLGVAIGEHPTGPHNAITDVAGVRVGHTTITSDDPHTVRTGVTVVIPHEHIWTEPVFAGAHRLNGSGELTGLEWIRESGELTTAIGLTNTHSVGVVRDELVAAQVRARGEGAYWSLPVVGETYDGLLNDINGFHVRPEHVRSALDNASGEPPAEGNVGGGTGMICHGFKGGIGTASRITDTMAGRYTVGVLVQANHGRRERLRINGVPVGERIGAAEVPLPELPARYEPGSGSIIVIVATDAPLLPHQCTRVAQRSALAVSRLGGSGEQYSGDLMLAFSTGNRGIPPYAWDENTATSRPEIPLRMVAPQLMTRLFDLTIEATEEAIVNAMVAATTMTGRNGFTVHALDHDLLRHALSPTARTLQEIP; via the coding sequence ATGCGGGCCAGAGACCTCGGCGTAGCCATCGGGGAACACCCCACCGGGCCGCACAACGCCATCACCGACGTCGCGGGTGTCCGGGTGGGGCACACCACCATCACCTCCGACGATCCGCACACCGTGCGCACCGGCGTCACAGTGGTCATCCCCCACGAACACATCTGGACCGAACCGGTGTTCGCCGGCGCGCACCGGCTCAACGGCAGCGGCGAACTGACCGGCCTGGAATGGATCCGAGAATCCGGCGAGCTCACCACCGCCATCGGCCTGACCAACACGCACAGCGTCGGCGTGGTTCGCGACGAACTGGTGGCAGCGCAGGTGCGGGCCCGCGGCGAAGGCGCCTATTGGTCGTTACCCGTGGTGGGCGAAACCTACGACGGACTGCTCAACGACATCAACGGCTTTCACGTGCGTCCCGAGCACGTACGCTCCGCGCTGGACAACGCCAGCGGTGAGCCACCCGCCGAGGGCAACGTCGGCGGCGGAACAGGGATGATCTGCCACGGCTTCAAAGGCGGTATCGGTACCGCCTCCAGGATCACCGACACCATGGCCGGGCGCTACACCGTCGGGGTCCTGGTGCAGGCGAATCATGGCCGGCGCGAACGACTTCGGATCAACGGCGTGCCGGTCGGCGAGCGGATCGGCGCCGCGGAGGTACCGCTTCCCGAACTTCCCGCCCGCTACGAACCCGGATCGGGCTCGATCATCGTCATCGTCGCCACCGACGCTCCATTGCTCCCGCACCAGTGCACCCGGGTGGCCCAGCGTTCTGCGCTGGCCGTCAGCCGACTCGGCGGCAGCGGCGAGCAGTACAGCGGGGATCTGATGCTGGCGTTCTCGACCGGCAACCGCGGGATCCCGCCCTACGCATGGGACGAGAATACGGCGACCTCACGCCCGGAGATCCCACTGCGGATGGTGGCGCCGCAGCTGATGACCCGACTGTTCGACCTGACCATCGAGGCGACGGAGGAGGCCATCGTCAATGCCATGGTCGCCGCCACCACGATGACCGGCCGCAACGGTTTCACCGTCCACGCACTGGACCACGACTTACTTCGCCATGCGCTGTCCCCCACTGCCCGAACACTTCAGGAGATCCCATGA
- a CDS encoding APC family permease → MTTSTKAEGRRLNGRLGPIGIVFMVVAAAAPLTVIGGNMPLAMGLGNGAGAPMGFVIAALVLLVFSVGFVTMTPYVPEAGAFFSYVTVGLGERVGKGIAVVALIAYTAIQVGIYGYIGWAINDTVTHYNGPVIPWPVYSFVVLAIVAVLGYRHIELSAKVLGVALALEIGIVVILDVVMVANPSPAGVTLSSFDPAVFTHGTLGIAVLFALTGFIGFEATAVFRDEARDPERTIPLATYAAVIIIGAFYAITVWAFVVALGPDQVTATAEKTLAGEGNMLLDTAGDMLGTIGRDIVNVLLLTSLFACVLSFHNVIARYQFVLAGKGLLPARLAGVHDNHESPAFSSVVQTVTAAVIVGVLAILGIDPLVGVFGSMAGIATVGMVVLMLTTSIAVLAFFLRGRASGPLWTTRLAPALAVLGLLGSLWLVLSNFTLVTGGSATLSTILAAIPFVGLIAGALAWRPSRSLAPSTN, encoded by the coding sequence ATGACCACATCCACCAAGGCCGAAGGGCGCCGCCTGAACGGGCGCCTCGGACCGATCGGCATCGTGTTCATGGTCGTCGCCGCGGCCGCCCCACTGACCGTGATCGGCGGCAACATGCCGTTGGCGATGGGACTGGGCAACGGCGCGGGTGCCCCGATGGGATTCGTGATCGCCGCACTGGTGCTCTTGGTCTTCAGCGTCGGGTTCGTCACCATGACACCGTATGTACCCGAGGCCGGGGCGTTCTTCTCTTATGTGACAGTCGGACTCGGTGAGCGCGTCGGCAAGGGCATCGCGGTGGTCGCGCTGATCGCCTACACCGCGATCCAGGTGGGCATCTACGGCTACATCGGTTGGGCCATCAACGACACCGTCACGCATTACAACGGGCCGGTGATCCCATGGCCGGTGTACTCGTTCGTCGTTCTGGCGATCGTCGCGGTACTCGGCTACCGGCATATCGAGTTGAGCGCCAAGGTGCTCGGTGTGGCGCTGGCGCTCGAGATCGGCATCGTCGTCATCCTGGACGTGGTGATGGTGGCCAACCCCAGCCCGGCCGGAGTCACGTTGAGCTCGTTCGATCCCGCCGTCTTCACTCACGGCACACTGGGCATTGCAGTCCTGTTCGCGCTTACCGGATTCATCGGTTTCGAGGCCACCGCCGTATTCCGCGACGAGGCGCGGGATCCGGAACGCACCATCCCGCTCGCCACCTACGCCGCGGTCATCATCATCGGCGCGTTCTACGCGATCACGGTGTGGGCGTTCGTCGTCGCTCTCGGGCCCGACCAGGTGACCGCGACAGCTGAGAAAACCCTTGCTGGAGAAGGCAATATGCTGCTGGATACCGCCGGTGACATGCTGGGGACGATCGGGCGCGACATCGTCAACGTACTGCTGTTGACCAGTCTGTTCGCCTGTGTGCTGTCGTTCCACAACGTGATCGCGCGCTACCAGTTCGTGCTGGCCGGAAAGGGTCTGCTGCCGGCCAGACTCGCCGGCGTGCACGACAACCACGAGTCGCCGGCATTCTCATCGGTGGTCCAGACCGTCACTGCCGCCGTCATCGTCGGGGTGCTGGCGATCCTCGGGATCGACCCGCTGGTCGGCGTTTTCGGCTCGATGGCGGGAATCGCCACCGTCGGCATGGTGGTGCTGATGCTCACCACGTCAATCGCGGTACTGGCGTTCTTCCTTCGCGGGCGCGCAAGCGGCCCACTGTGGACCACCCGTCTGGCGCCGGCACTTGCGGTGCTCGGATTGCTGGGAAGTCTGTGGCTGGTGCTGTCGAACTTCACCTTGGTCACCGGCGGCAGTGCCACATTGAGCACCATCTTGGCCGCGATCCCGTTCGTCGGCCTGATCGCAGGTGCGCTCGCCTGGCGGCCGTCGCGGTCATTGGCACCCTCGACAAACTGA
- a CDS encoding TPR end-of-group domain-containing protein translates to MTPDSRVPSISPENKSKLAGHVLGQLSVLILVGALLGFLFGISQSQNRWIDAFNGVVIALASAAVGGLLGLLFGVPRALAGSPDSTSMQTTTARTAAGTSASSSSPTTASAAGYGANTNLEQVSDWLTKLLLGAGLTQLILVPSGLQRLGSYLAPGLGGGSGASSFAVVLVIYGLLIGFFLAFLAARLKLGAAFKEADDLAQSKPVVTAWVHQLPDAPVGPTMLQVLDPKQTASPKKQQTALHLSQQFQAIEEQTPGSAWKADDYRRVAKELAAAKLYGQSLQILNDGATHHPNDPSLPLYTGAIYGMYLSDHKSADSNYFKALAINPAYAPAFYNLACSAVRQDKLPDAHDYLTKAFEIDPGLRDRSTSDHVWDSVRDSEELKDLLPQVSSVANTENTQNDEK, encoded by the coding sequence ATGACGCCTGATTCCAGGGTGCCATCGATCTCTCCCGAGAACAAGTCAAAGCTCGCTGGCCACGTTCTTGGTCAGCTGTCTGTTCTGATATTAGTCGGTGCCCTTCTAGGCTTCCTCTTCGGTATCTCTCAATCGCAGAACCGTTGGATCGATGCGTTCAACGGAGTGGTGATCGCGTTGGCCAGTGCAGCGGTCGGTGGGTTGCTCGGACTCCTGTTCGGTGTTCCCCGCGCCCTCGCAGGATCACCCGACTCCACTAGCATGCAGACCACCACAGCACGTACGGCGGCTGGCACGTCCGCGTCAAGCTCCAGTCCTACAACTGCCAGTGCAGCGGGTTACGGCGCGAATACCAATCTGGAACAGGTTTCAGATTGGTTGACGAAGCTCCTATTAGGAGCTGGACTCACTCAGCTGATTCTAGTACCAAGCGGGCTGCAAAGACTGGGGTCATATCTTGCCCCTGGGCTGGGAGGAGGATCAGGAGCCAGTTCATTTGCGGTTGTGCTGGTAATTTATGGCCTTCTGATCGGCTTTTTTCTGGCCTTTCTCGCCGCTCGGCTCAAGCTCGGAGCCGCATTTAAGGAAGCTGATGATCTGGCCCAGAGCAAGCCGGTGGTGACTGCCTGGGTCCATCAACTCCCAGATGCGCCCGTAGGGCCAACGATGCTTCAAGTTTTAGACCCGAAACAAACTGCATCACCTAAAAAGCAGCAGACCGCTCTCCATCTGTCGCAGCAGTTCCAAGCCATAGAGGAGCAGACGCCAGGATCGGCATGGAAGGCCGATGATTACCGGCGAGTCGCTAAAGAATTGGCCGCAGCCAAACTTTATGGCCAGTCGCTACAGATCCTCAACGACGGTGCGACACACCACCCGAACGACCCGAGCCTGCCGCTCTACACCGGAGCCATCTACGGCATGTATTTGAGTGACCACAAGTCAGCTGATAGCAACTACTTCAAGGCTCTGGCAATCAACCCTGCATACGCACCAGCTTTCTATAACTTGGCCTGTAGCGCTGTCAGGCAGGACAAACTACCCGACGCTCACGACTATCTGACCAAGGCCTTTGAGATTGATCCAGGGCTACGAGACCGGTCCACGAGCGATCACGTATGGGACAGCGTGCGAGACTCAGAGGAGCTTAAAGATTTACTGCCCCAGGTTTCCTCAGTGGCGAACACCGAGAACACCCAGAACGATGAGAAGTAG
- a CDS encoding serine/threonine-protein kinase: protein MPLRIGETFAGYRVLRLLGSGGMGEVYLVQHPRLPRREALKVLRADISSDPSFRDRFIREADLAADLRHPHIVGIHDRGENDGKLWIAMEYIDGTDLSQLLEKRYPAGMPVETVMPIVNAVASALDYAHKKGLLHRDVKPANIIVAGLDTDDPSIFLADFGIARPLDDTNGLTTTNTTVGTVAYAAPEQLMGEHMDGRADQYALAATAYHLLCGAQLFPHSNPAVVISRHLNTTPPTLGDHRPDCASLDALLQIALAKSPQDRFPSCSAFAAALADDSRAGQGAASANASTQAAPKPDKSAPASPKRSPAKPATTSLRRSVVLGCVAAIMLLIGVATLVWRPWQQARQQPSTSLASPTTAPMSLTGEWSGPVSGAQSGFDVVAEIVDGAQLTGTVSYPQLSCSGTWTQHGSTANGVRLITETMTQGNCVNSDVTLTPRSDGTLSFMSTYYAASKQQNITAYATLRRSARAGPTATTSSPPPPLSLATTTPTTTTNPTTAHSDSTDGQQGDWREHHTWVCDTATGEVCGNWKPEAVTFACKAVAGGADYTSGLKNMLMSRYGMGDTDAFFLGKEAWYSVTSGGYISTGGNADGPHPLCIGIVP from the coding sequence ATGCCGCTGCGGATCGGTGAGACCTTCGCCGGATACCGCGTGCTCCGACTCCTGGGCTCAGGCGGCATGGGTGAGGTCTACTTGGTCCAGCACCCCCGCTTGCCTCGCCGCGAAGCCCTCAAAGTCCTTCGAGCGGACATATCTAGCGATCCCTCCTTCCGGGACCGCTTCATTCGCGAGGCCGACCTCGCCGCAGACCTTCGGCACCCACACATCGTCGGCATCCACGACCGAGGCGAGAACGACGGCAAACTGTGGATTGCGATGGAGTACATCGACGGCACCGACCTCAGTCAGCTATTGGAGAAGCGCTACCCGGCTGGCATGCCCGTCGAAACTGTCATGCCAATTGTGAATGCGGTGGCTAGCGCTCTGGACTACGCCCACAAAAAGGGCCTGCTGCACCGCGACGTGAAGCCCGCCAACATCATCGTTGCCGGCCTCGACACCGACGACCCAAGCATCTTCCTCGCTGACTTCGGCATCGCACGCCCGCTCGACGACACCAACGGCCTCACCACGACCAACACGACGGTGGGGACCGTTGCCTACGCAGCGCCCGAGCAACTCATGGGCGAACATATGGACGGACGAGCTGATCAGTACGCCCTCGCTGCCACTGCCTACCACCTGCTGTGCGGTGCGCAACTCTTCCCACACTCCAATCCAGCCGTTGTGATCAGCCGCCACCTCAACACAACCCCACCCACGCTGGGCGACCATCGCCCTGACTGCGCATCGCTCGACGCCCTCCTCCAAATAGCGCTGGCCAAAAGCCCGCAGGACCGATTCCCGTCGTGTTCGGCATTCGCGGCGGCCCTAGCGGATGATTCCCGTGCTGGACAGGGAGCAGCGTCTGCAAACGCCAGTACTCAGGCCGCACCGAAACCAGACAAATCCGCACCCGCGTCCCCGAAGAGATCGCCTGCCAAACCCGCCACAACCTCTCTGCGTAGATCGGTTGTCCTGGGGTGTGTCGCCGCAATCATGCTGTTAATCGGCGTCGCCACCTTGGTCTGGCGTCCTTGGCAACAGGCTCGCCAGCAACCGTCAACGTCGTTGGCCAGCCCGACCACGGCGCCGATGTCGTTGACCGGCGAGTGGTCTGGACCTGTTTCCGGTGCCCAATCGGGTTTCGATGTGGTCGCCGAAATCGTTGACGGCGCACAGCTCACCGGCACGGTGAGCTACCCGCAGCTCTCCTGCAGCGGCACATGGACTCAGCACGGCTCCACAGCGAACGGAGTACGGCTGATTACCGAAACAATGACGCAGGGCAACTGCGTAAACTCGGACGTCACTCTCACCCCGCGCAGCGATGGCACGCTCTCCTTCATGTCCACCTACTACGCGGCGTCTAAACAACAGAACATCACCGCTTACGCGACCCTGCGCCGTTCGGCCCGCGCGGGGCCGACCGCCACTACGAGTAGCCCACCGCCACCACTATCTTTGGCGACCACAACACCGACGACCACGACAAATCCGACGACCGCTCATTCCGACAGCACTGACGGCCAGCAGGGCGACTGGCGCGAGCACCACACTTGGGTGTGTGACACAGCGACTGGCGAGGTATGTGGCAACTGGAAGCCCGAAGCAGTCACGTTCGCCTGCAAGGCAGTTGCGGGCGGTGCCGACTACACCTCAGGACTCAAAAACATGCTTATGAGTCGCTACGGAATGGGTGATACGGACGCCTTCTTTCTTGGCAAGGAGGCGTGGTACAGCGTCACTAGCGGCGGCTACATCAGCACGGGAGGCAATGCCGACGGCCCACATCCGTTGTGCATTGGCATCGTCCCCTGA